A genomic window from Canis aureus isolate CA01 chromosome 2, VMU_Caureus_v.1.0, whole genome shotgun sequence includes:
- the LOC144299336 gene encoding epididymis-specific alpha-mannosidase-like, giving the protein MAQSAFTEDGRSRLVLLSKQAHGVSSQENGQVEVMLHRRLWNNFDWALDYDLTLNDTSTVYPVLWLLLGPQSLTSRLRQRCGLALQHAPVVLLRELNESAQIVPGPQRQQEAVTLPPSLHLQILSIPGWNYSSNHTEHLQDLQKRHRGKAKADLCHVLLRLHHLYEEGKDPVLSQPVKVNLQAVLQGLGSVGAVEERSLTGTWDGNTLHRWSWRTQEPPHHRGSSRSHSTPLQGTKVTMYLKKIRTSFIHFHSSKPRADSEAPGTPRKRRRPKT; this is encoded by the exons ATGGCTCAGTCCGCCTTCACTGAGGACGGCAGAAGCAGGCTGGTGCTGCTGTCCAAGCAGGCACACGGCGTGTCCAGCCAAGAGAACGGGCAGGTGGAG GTCATGCTCCATCGCCGGCTTTGGAACAATTTTGATTGGGCTCTGGATTATGATCTCACCCTGAATGACACCTCCACTGTCTACCCTGTGCTCTGGCTCCTGCTGGGACCCCAGTCTCTCACCAGCCGCCTGCGTCAGAGGTGTGGGCTAGCGCTGCAGCACGCACCCGTAGTGCTATTAAGAGAGCTGAATG AGTCTGCCCAGATTGTTCCAGGCCCCCAGCGGCAGCAAGAAGCCGTGACCCTGCCCCCAAGTCTTCACCTGCAGATCCTGAGCATCCCGGGCTGGAACTACAGCTCCAACCACACGGAGCACCTGCAGGATCTCCAGAAAC GCCATCGAGGGAAGGCCAAGGCTGACCTTTGCCATGTCCTGCTGCGGCTCCACCACCTGTATGAGGAAGGCAAGGACCCGGTCCTGTCTCAGCCAGTGAAGGTCAATCTGCAG GCTGTGCTGCAGGGGCTGGGGTCCGTGGGGGCGGTGGAGGAGCGCTCACtgacagggacctgggatgggaaCACACTACACCGCTGGAGCTGGAGGACACAGGAGCCTCCCCACCACAGAG GCAGCTCCAGATCTCACTCAACACCCCTGCAAGGCACCAAGGTCACCATGTACCTGAAGAAAATCCGGACATCATTCATCCACTTTCATAGCAGTAAGCCCAGGGCAGACTCTGAGGCCCCAGGGACCCCAAGAAAAAGAAGACGACCTAAGACATGA